In Necator americanus strain Aroian chromosome IV, whole genome shotgun sequence, the following proteins share a genomic window:
- a CDS encoding hypothetical protein (NECATOR_CHRIV.G15132.T2), protein MGATTVGPEPVELYNNIFDAIHFRKGMVANSASKDLKYVSLVVLIAQTTALVLILRYSRTQNNEGPRYLSSTAVVMAEIVKMVTCILVLFYNHGWRLSSFQNELYAEVVQKRSETVKVAVPAILYVIQNNLLFLALSKLDAATYQVTYQLKILTTALFSVTMLGRSLNRLKWLALLLLTGGVALVQMPASGSNKSGVSQSDTSDSIIGLLAVLAACFSSGFAGVYFEKILKTTNVSLWMRNLQLAFFSIFGGFLMCWLYDWNAIEKDGFLQGYNTIIWIVVALQAYGGLVIALVVKYADNILKGFAVSLSIILSSFISWWLLADFTPSLMFAAGATIVIVSTFMYGYEPKLPTPPHTALPTVVFDREDETLVKK, encoded by the exons ATGGGtgcgacaaccgttggaccagagcc TGTGGAATTATACAACAATATATTCGACGCCATCCATTTCCGCAAG GGGATGGTTGCGAATTCGGCGAGTAAGGACCTGAAGTACGTCTCACTTGTCGTTCTAATCGCTCAAACAACCGCTCTCGTGCTAATTCTCCGTTATTCTAGGACACAA aacaatgAAGGACCGAGATATTTGTCCTCAACAGCTGTGGTTATGGCTGAGATTGTGAAGATGGTCACTTGCATCTTGGTGTTGTTCTACAACCATG GTTGGCGATTGTCTTCCTTCCAAAACGAGCTTTACGCCGAAGTTGTTCAGAAAAGAAGCGAAACGGTGAAG GTAGCTGTACCAGCTATTCTTTACGTCATTCAAAATAACTtgctttttctagctctctcTAAATTGGATGCGGCTACATACCAA GTTACATATCAACTAAAGATCCTCACAACTGCCCTCTTCTCTGTAACGATGCTTGGACGATCATTAAATCGTCTGAAGTGGTTAGCACTATTACTTCTCACTGGAGGAGTTGCTCTAGTTCAG ATGCCAGCAAGTGGATCAAATAAGAGTGGTGTAAGTCAAAGCGACACCTCGGACAGTATTATCGGCTTACTAGCTGTGCTAGCAGCCTGTTTCTCTAGCGGTTTTGCCGGAGTATATTTcgagaaaatcctcaaaacaACAAATGTTTCCTTGTGGATGCGTAACCTCCAACTGG ctttcttttccattttcggCGGTTTCCTAATGTGTTGGCTTTATGACTGGAATGCAATTGAGAAAGACGGCTTCCTCCAGGGATACAACACAATCATTTGGATAGTTGTTGCCTTGCAG GCGTATGGTGGATTAGTGATTGCCCTGGTAGTGAAATATGCGGACAATATCCTGAAGGGATTTGCAGTTTCCCTTTCAATCATTTTGTCATCTTTCATTTCGTGGTGGCTCCTGGCCGATTTCACGCCTTCTTT GATGTTTGCGGCTGGTGCGACCATAGTGATAGTTTCGACGTTCATGTACGGGTATGAGCCGAAATTACCGACTCCACCACACACAGC GCTTCCGACAGTCGTCTTTGACCGAGAGGACGAAACCCTTGTGAAAAAATAG
- a CDS encoding hypothetical protein (NECATOR_CHRIV.G15132.T1) encodes MVANSASKDLKYVSLVVLIAQTTALVLILRYSRTQNNEGPRYLSSTAVVMAEIVKMVTCILVLFYNHGWRLSSFQNELYAEVVQKRSETVKVAVPAILYVIQNNLLFLALSKLDAATYQVTYQLKILTTALFSVTMLGRSLNRLKWLALLLLTGGVALVQMPASGSNKSGVSQSDTSDSIIGLLAVLAACFSSGFAGVYFEKILKTTNVSLWMRNLQLAFFSIFGGFLMCWLYDWNAIEKDGFLQGYNTIIWIVVALQAYGGLVIALVVKYADNILKGFAVSLSIILSSFISWWLLADFTPSLMFAAGATIVIVSTFMYGYEPKLPTPPHTALPTVVFDREDETLVKK; translated from the exons ATGGTTGCGAATTCGGCGAGTAAGGACCTGAAGTACGTCTCACTTGTCGTTCTAATCGCTCAAACAACCGCTCTCGTGCTAATTCTCCGTTATTCTAGGACACAA aacaatgAAGGACCGAGATATTTGTCCTCAACAGCTGTGGTTATGGCTGAGATTGTGAAGATGGTCACTTGCATCTTGGTGTTGTTCTACAACCATG GTTGGCGATTGTCTTCCTTCCAAAACGAGCTTTACGCCGAAGTTGTTCAGAAAAGAAGCGAAACGGTGAAG GTAGCTGTACCAGCTATTCTTTACGTCATTCAAAATAACTtgctttttctagctctctcTAAATTGGATGCGGCTACATACCAA GTTACATATCAACTAAAGATCCTCACAACTGCCCTCTTCTCTGTAACGATGCTTGGACGATCATTAAATCGTCTGAAGTGGTTAGCACTATTACTTCTCACTGGAGGAGTTGCTCTAGTTCAG ATGCCAGCAAGTGGATCAAATAAGAGTGGTGTAAGTCAAAGCGACACCTCGGACAGTATTATCGGCTTACTAGCTGTGCTAGCAGCCTGTTTCTCTAGCGGTTTTGCCGGAGTATATTTcgagaaaatcctcaaaacaACAAATGTTTCCTTGTGGATGCGTAACCTCCAACTGG ctttcttttccattttcggCGGTTTCCTAATGTGTTGGCTTTATGACTGGAATGCAATTGAGAAAGACGGCTTCCTCCAGGGATACAACACAATCATTTGGATAGTTGTTGCCTTGCAG GCGTATGGTGGATTAGTGATTGCCCTGGTAGTGAAATATGCGGACAATATCCTGAAGGGATTTGCAGTTTCCCTTTCAATCATTTTGTCATCTTTCATTTCGTGGTGGCTCCTGGCCGATTTCACGCCTTCTTT GATGTTTGCGGCTGGTGCGACCATAGTGATAGTTTCGACGTTCATGTACGGGTATGAGCCGAAATTACCGACTCCACCACACACAGC GCTTCCGACAGTCGTCTTTGACCGAGAGGACGAAACCCTTGTGAAAAAATAG
- a CDS encoding hypothetical protein (NECATOR_CHRIV.G15133.T1), producing the protein MPLSLTFIDLKKAFDSIETEAVVEALDNQGVPTQYIKVLRELYGNFTTGISPFYKDIIIDVKRGVRQSDTISPKIFTATLENTVRKLEWDDMEVKVDGRQLHHLRFADDILLITPSISQAERMLTEFDETCGCIGLQLDLQRRCLRRTECISYVYLGRELNMMSDLTPELDRRRRVASGAYKSIEDVVKKTRNTRLRAHIFNTTVLPALTYASETWAFRKQEENKVTVIERAICESDARSIPFHASEGRDSKFSPTSAIED; encoded by the coding sequence atgccgctctctCTCACCTTCAttgacttaaagaaggccttcgactcaattgagacggaagcggtcgtggaagccttggacaaccaaggtgtccctactcagtatataaaggtacttcgagagttgtacggtaacttcacgaccggaatttcgccattctacaaggacatcatcattgacgtgaagaggggggtccgacagagtgatacaatttcacccaaaatattcacagccaccctcgagaacacagtgcgaaagttggaatgggacgacatggaagtgaaggttgatggtcggcagctacaccatttgcgctttgctgatgacatcctactgataacacctagcatcagccaagcggaacgaatgctgaccgaattcgacgaaacatgtggatgcatcggccTTCAGCTGGATCTACAAAGACGATGTCTCAGACGGACGGAATGCatcagctacgtttatctgggtcgggaattgaacatgatgagcgacctgacccccgagctggacAGGAGGAGACGAGTGGCTtcgggagcgtataagagcatcgaggatgtagtgaagaagaccaggaacacccggctccgtgctcacatcttcaacaccaccgtacttcctgctttgacctatgcttcggaaacctgggcatttcgcaagcaggaagaaaacaaggtgaccgtcattgaacgcgcaatttgcgagagtgatgctaggagtatcccttttcacgcaagtgagggacgggattcgaagttctctcctacgtcagcgatcgaagattag
- a CDS encoding hypothetical protein (NECATOR_CHRIV.G15134.T2), whose translation MTICTYNALTLASEAAIEDLMMQAKKIKYVIGLTDTRRRHPLNAIYETGEELFLGTCDSRGVGGGGVLVNTSMAKNIDSFELMTRIERLRMRRCGPTLALTIFVAYAPTSSYKKEEVEDFYMDLEKFYREGHAFYKVIIGDFNAKVGPRRTPEELHIGTHGLQWNDKGERLSEFIMTTKTIHGNSQFQKPSSLRWTWKSPDGGYGNEIDHIIVNKRFYLTDVAVVPKFYMGSDHRLLRGRFCFTRRAEKQRRGAKFGERNPRTVINWDLFATLADFWEDSAIDNIDDVEQHEPQGEHELTSGLAKLCREAIKEDLKERRAEVLAEAAEAGKSIRYARRDFASSKTRMTALRNLKGTTIASRRGVENIIYEFYSDLFDNHVHLPPHHLRENGHVIPEVLPSEIRHAIMSVRGRTEPGENKTRITGEPFASTH comes from the exons atgacgatctgtacttataacgcacttacgcttgcatcggaagcggccatcgaagatctgatgatgcaagccaagaagatcaagtacgtcatcggactgaccgatacgagacgacgtcaccctctcaacgccatatatgaaactggagaagaactgttcttaggaacatgcgacagtagaggtgttggtggaggtggcgtcctcgtcaacacgagtatggcaaagaacatcgactctttcgaactcATGACCCGAATCGAACGTCTGcgaatgagaagatgtggtccaacactagctttgactatcttcgtcgcttacgctccaacatcaagctacaagaaagaagaagtcgaagatttctatatggacctggagaagttctacagagaaggccatgccttctacaaggtcataattggcgatttcaacgccaaggttggcccaagaagaacgccggaggaacttcacatcgggacccacggcctacaatggaatgacaaGGGGGaaaggctctccgagttcatcatgacgactaagaccatccatgggaactcgcaattccagaagccctcctctctacgctggacgtggaagtcacccgatggagggtacggtaatgaaatagaccacatcatcgtcaataaaaggttctacctgacggacgtcgctgttgtaccaaagttctatatgggatcggaccatcgcctcctccgaggaagattttgctttacaaggagagcagagaagcAGAGAAGAGGAGCCAAGTTCGGCGAGAGAAACCCCAGAACtgtcatcaactgggatctcttcgctacgctagccgacttttgggaagattccgcaatcgacaacatcgacga cgtagagcagcacgagccgcagggagaACACGAACTCACGTCCGGgctcgcaaagctttgcagagaggcgataaaggaagaccttaaagagagaagagcagaagtgctggctgaagctgcagaggcgggaaaaagcatccgctatgcccgtcgagacttcgccagtagCAAGACGagaatgactgctctccggaacctgaagggaacaaccattgcatcgagaaggggagtGGAGAACATCATCTACGAGTTCTACTCCGATCTCTTCGAcaaccatgtccacttgcctcctcaccatctgagggaaaacggacatgtcattccagaggttctcccgtccgaaatacgacatgctatcatgtcggtaagaggtcGTACGGAACCCGGtgagaataagaccagaataACTGGAGAACCTTTCGCCAGTACTCAttaa
- a CDS encoding hypothetical protein (NECATOR_CHRIV.G15135.T1): MSTGERFSSYSGLILTGFRTTSYRHDSMSYFGRENLWNDMSVFPQMVRRQVDMVVEEIGVELVDDVLHSPSRCNGCSLQVPESSHSRLATGEVSTGIADAFSRLCSFSQHFCSSLFKVFLYRLSAKLCEPGREFVFSLRLVLLYAGVSAQEFQETDVSWWF; encoded by the coding sequence aTGAGTACTGGCGAAAGGTTCTCCAGTtattctggtcttattctcaCCGGGTTCCGTACgacctcttaccgacatgatagcatgtcgtatttcggacgggagaacctctggaatgacatgtccgttttccctcagatggtgaggaggcaagtggacatggttgTCGAAGAGATCGGAGTAGAACTCGTAGATGATGTTCTCCactccccttctcgatgcaatggttgttcccttcaggttccggagagcagtcattctCGTCTTGctactggcgaagtctcgacgggcatagcggatgctttttcccgcctctgcagcttcagccagcacttctgctcttctctctttaaggtcttcctttatcgcctctctgcaaagctttgcgagcCCGGACGTGAGTTCGTGTtctccctgcggctcgtgctgctctacgctggcgtatcagctcaagagtttcaagagacagacgtctcttggtggttttaa
- a CDS encoding hypothetical protein (NECATOR_CHRIV.G15134.T1) produces MTICTYNALTLASEAAIEDLMMQAKKIKYVIGLTDTRRRHPLNAIYETGEELFLGTCDSRGVGGGGVLVNTSMAKNIDSFELMTRIERLRMRRCGPTLALTIFVAYAPTSSYKKEEVEDFYMDLEKFYREGHAFYKVIIGDFNAKVGPRRTPEELHIGTHGLQWNDKGERLSEFIMTTKTIHGNSQFQKPSSLRWTWKSPDGGYGNEIDHIIVNKRFYLTDVAVVPKFYMGSDHRLLRGRFCFTRRAEKQRRGAKFGERNPRTVINWDLFATLADFWEDSAIDNIDE; encoded by the coding sequence atgacgatctgtacttataacgcacttacgcttgcatcggaagcggccatcgaagatctgatgatgcaagccaagaagatcaagtacgtcatcggactgaccgatacgagacgacgtcaccctctcaacgccatatatgaaactggagaagaactgttcttaggaacatgcgacagtagaggtgttggtggaggtggcgtcctcgtcaacacgagtatggcaaagaacatcgactctttcgaactcATGACCCGAATCGAACGTCTGcgaatgagaagatgtggtccaacactagctttgactatcttcgtcgcttacgctccaacatcaagctacaagaaagaagaagtcgaagatttctatatggacctggagaagttctacagagaaggccatgccttctacaaggtcataattggcgatttcaacgccaaggttggcccaagaagaacgccggaggaacttcacatcgggacccacggcctacaatggaatgacaaGGGGGaaaggctctccgagttcatcatgacgactaagaccatccatgggaactcgcaattccagaagccctcctctctacgctggacgtggaagtcacccgatggagggtacggtaatgaaatagaccacatcatcgtcaataaaaggttctacctgacggacgtcgctgttgtaccaaagttctatatgggatcggaccatcgcctcctccgaggaagattttgctttacaaggagagcagagaagcAGAGAAGAGGAGCCAAGTTCGGCGAGAGAAACCCCAGAACtgtcatcaactgggatctcttcgctacgctagccgacttttgggaagattccgcaatcgacaacatcgacgagtaa
- a CDS encoding hypothetical protein (NECATOR_CHRIV.G15136.T1) has protein sequence MAYFRSFFGGGGVESEEEDGAEIVEKMVERAETCTALEDRRDALRALRSMAKKLRLAVGTMGLNVYMDVLEKERSNPEIIAITLEILVAVLSSDDENTDDDELGERLAEVMLKKSVFIPSVLAAIDDYDITVRRVGIQLLTSLLRHRGPEVQTAVMAQPTGVPHLVDIVHDRREVVRNEAVLMLCELSRSNAQIQQLLAYENAFVHLLDIIDTEPLDSIIIEDCLFVILNLLRKNAMNQQLFRENNLISRLGIVLNAFLYGNEEDEPDNGEWVKQRTANIIFLLQVIRSLVSPDNSVTNTHAAQKALHHTKMLAELCRVLLSELGLPIEVLTETVIAVAEAIRGNYTNQEYFASTTLITSENVTRTSLVVLLISMTAEKQPFKMRCAVFYCFLSYLHDNEFGKAKVIETLLPASQPETTLSTGSLICQAITSGESVQCWFGCVSLLYCLLDVEHLSDQLLRVQLSTTIDQPPISLLKHVSNLLVSMGNRRVQMRAGVLMLLSTWLNNCPAAVVGFIENEDNLQYLTTQILDDCGEGTESEQQVLKGLMAFLLLVCLQNVEDVDAKTSLEQLVDRRVGREVVIGAVEGLSRTEQFVRAAQKPQPLTKTPNELFLDYHFIKMFKASEAQLLKMLKPTGEFNGTASNDSIIQSFKDLIKRQDEEIAILKQEAKRSAAQIEQLKQASDKTEIERELEDVKKKLEESRALSVQNDAIQLQMQEMYRVNEQWRAEAGKYKQWAEQWQQYQLAQLPNPTETAVTCLQQQVQQLEQQLAYGYQAFEEHSKSMAKYASDCAGWKARAEAAEAQLATENEEKKEEKVLENGAGGKDELALLKSEQEDLLVLLADQHNKITQYRNRLRELKQPVTDDDDD, from the exons ATGGCTTATTTTCGCAGCTTCTTTGGTGGTGGAGGAGTAGAATCCGAGGAGGAAGATGGCGCCGAGATCGTCGAGAAAATGGTGGAAAGGGCTGAGACATGCACAGCTCTGGAAGATCGAAGAGATGCTTTGCGAGCACTGAGAAGTATGGCAAAG AAACTTCGATTAGCTGTTGGAACCATGGGATTGAATGTTTACATGGATGTGTTAGAAAAGGAACGATCGAACCCAGAAATAATTGCCATTACACTCGAAATTCTGGTCGCAGTTCTTAGCAGTGACGATGAAAACACCGATGACGATGAGCTTGGAGAACGCCTTGCAGAG GTCATGCTTAAAAAATCTGTGTTTATTCCTTCGGTCCTAGCGGCTATAGATGATTATGACATAACTGTGCGAAG AGTAGGAATCCAACTTCTGACCTCTCTGCTTCGTCACCGCGGTCCGGAAGTACAGACAGCAGTGATGGCGCAGCCTACAGGAGTACCTCATCTTGTGGATATTGTTCACGATCGGCGTGAAGTAGTCCGTAATGAGGCAGTATTGATGCTCTGTGAGCTGAGCAGATCAAATGCGCAG ATTCAGCAACTTCTTGCCTATGAAAACGCGTTTGTTCATTTGCTGGACATTATCGATACGGAGCCTCTCGATA GCATCATAATTGAGGACTGCTTGTTCGTGATTCTGAACCTATTGAGGAAGAATGCCATGAATCAGCAGCTCTTTCGAGAAAACAA CTTGATTTCCCGCCTTGGAATTGTTCTGAATGCTTTCCTTTATGGAAATGAAGAAGACGAACCCGACAACGGGGAGTGGGTTAAGCAACGAACTGCGAATATAATCTTTCTTCTACAGGTTATTAG GAGTTTGGTCAGTCCTGACAACTCTGTCACAAATACACACGCCGCACAAAAGGCTCTTCATCACACCA AAATGCTTGCTGAATTGTGCCGAGTTCTTTTGTCCGAATTAGGACTGCCAATAGAAGTACTGACAGAAACCGTCATAGCAGTAGCCGAAGCAATCAGAGGAAATTACACGAATCAAGAATATTTTGCCAGCACGACCCTAATAACCAGTGAAAATGTCACTAG aacATCACTCGTGGTACTGCTGATATCTATGACAGCTGAAAAACAGCCGTTTAAAATGCGATGTGCTGTATTCTATTGCTTCCTATCGTATTTACACGATAATGAGTTCGGCAAAGCGAAA GTTATCGAAACCTTGCTTCCAGCATCTCAACCAGAAACCACACTTTCAACTGGTTCTCTCATTTGTCAG GCCATAACTTCCGGCGAGTCTGTCCAGTGCTGGTTTGGTTGTGTGTCGCTTCTGTATTGTCTGCTTGATGTGGAACATCTCAG CGACCAGTTACTGCGAGTGCAACTGTCGACTACCATCGACCAACCTCCGATATCGTTGCTTAAACATGTTTCTAATCTTCTG GTAAGCATGGGTAACCGTAGGGTGCAAATGCGAGCTGGTGTGTTAATGTTGCTGTCTACATGGCTGAACAATTGTCCTGCTGCTGTTGTGGGTTTCATTGAAAATGAAGACAATCTACAGTACCTGACAACACAAATAC TGGATGATTGCGGTGAAGGAACAGAAAGTGAACAACAAGTTCTGAAAGGCCTTATGGCTTTCCTTTTGTTGGTTTGTTTGCAAAATGTCGAAGATGTTGACGCAAA GACTTCTCTCGAACAACTCGTAGATAGGAGAGTTGGCCGAGAGGTAGTTATCGGAGCCGTGGAGGGATTGTCTCGAACAGAACAGTTTGTTCGAGCTGCTCAGAAGCCGCAACCTCTCACAAAGACTCCGAACGAATTGTTTTTGGATTATCACTTCATTAAGATGTTCAAGGCATCAGAAG CTCAGCTGTTGAAGATGCTAAAACCAACTGGCGAATTTAACGGAACTGCTTCAAATGACAGCATCATTCAGTCCTTTAAG GACCTCATTAAACGTCAAGACGAGGAAATCGCAATCCTCAAGCAGGAAGCCAAAAGGTCAGCGGCGCAAATTGAGCAACTGAAACAAGCG AGCGACAAAACTGAAATAGAGCGCGAACTAGAAGACGTGAAAAAGAAGCTCGAGGAAAGTCGAGCTCTCAGCGTTCAAAATGATGCTATCCAGTTACAGATGCAGGAGATGTACAG GGTTAATGAGCAATGGCGTGCGGAAGCCGGGAAATACAAGCAGTGGGCGGAACAATGGCAGCAATACCAGTTAGCGCAG TTACCTAATCCGACCGAAACGGCGGTGACATGCCTCCAACAACAAGTACAACAACTTGAACAACAGCTTGCATACGGGTACCAAGCTTTCGAGGAACACAGCAAATCG ATGGCTAAATACGCGAGCGATTGCGCAGGATGGAAAGCAAGGGCGGAAGCGGCCGAAGCACAGCTAGCGActgagaatgaagaaaaaaaggaggagaaagTGTTAGAAAATGGAGCTGGCGGAAAAGAT GAGCTGGCTCTTCTGAAATCCGAGCAAGAAGATCTATTAGTCCTTCTCGCTGATCAACATAATAAAATCACGCAATACCGTAATCGACTGAGAGAGCTTAAGCAACCTGTTACCGACGATGACGATGACtaa
- a CDS encoding hypothetical protein (NECATOR_CHRIV.G15137.T2), which translates to MVWQRQPSSTSYQEATTRHQRSCTEPNSQTTINNPLSLRGISLKKAISFHENDYTSQGRRIHSAAPLKWDLNAIEDKHGSNNMHTVLDVVVVTSLVNHRSNVLRISFTKTNLISGDNVVRR; encoded by the exons ATGGTCTGGCAACGCCAGCCGTCATCAACAAGCTATCAGGAAGCCACCACCCGTCATCAACGCTCTTGCACCGAGCCGAACTCACAAACCACCATCAACAATCCACTCTCTCTCAGAGGAATAAGCTTAAAGAAAG CTATTTCTTTCCATGAAAATGACTACACTTCACAAGGTCGAAGGATTCATTCTGCTGCACCTTTAAAATGGGATCTAAATGCAATCGAGGATAAACACGGCAGTAATAATATGCACACT GTGCTCGACGTTGTGGTCGTGACCAGCCTGGTCAATCACCGGTCTAATGTTCTGCGAATCTCCTTCACa aaaaCTAATCTGATATCTGGCGATAATGTCGTCCGCCGATGA
- a CDS encoding hypothetical protein (NECATOR_CHRIV.G15137.T1), translated as MVWQRQPSSTSYQEATTRHQRSCTEPNSQTTINNPLSLRGISLKKAISFHENDYTSQGRRIHSAAPLKWDLNAIEDKHGSNNMHTVLDVVVVTSLVNHRSNVLRISFTVHFYFLAPKKLI; from the exons ATGGTCTGGCAACGCCAGCCGTCATCAACAAGCTATCAGGAAGCCACCACCCGTCATCAACGCTCTTGCACCGAGCCGAACTCACAAACCACCATCAACAATCCACTCTCTCTCAGAGGAATAAGCTTAAAGAAAG CTATTTCTTTCCATGAAAATGACTACACTTCACAAGGTCGAAGGATTCATTCTGCTGCACCTTTAAAATGGGATCTAAATGCAATCGAGGATAAACACGGCAGTAATAATATGCACACT GTGCTCGACGTTGTGGTCGTGACCAGCCTGGTCAATCACCGGTCTAATGTTCTGCGAATCTCCTTCACagtgcatttttattttctagctCCGAA aaaaCTAATCTGA